The Staphylococcus saprophyticus subsp. saprophyticus ATCC 15305 = NCTC 7292 genome contains the following window.
GCAAGTCCATATTATTGCAACGACAGAGCGCATGAATACACATAATTTTATATATAGCGTTTTCAAGGTCGAATAATACACTTGTAGTCATGGTTTTTTGGAGTATTATAATTATTGTATTGTACAATATTTTTTATTTAAAAAAATCGAAAGGAGTTTTATTCTATGTTAAAAATATTTTTGCTGTTTGTCTCCCTAATTTTAACGTCAGTTATTTTCGCTCCTACTACTTATGCCACAAATCCGTTAATAAATTTTAATGAGTCTCATTCTGCTGTGATGACACAAACTACTAAAATAAATGATACATTACTAAATGCGAATCAGCCTTCCCAAAATAAAGATACTTCAACACTTATTAATTACCCCGATGTCAATCAATATATAATTCAAAATAATATAAATCACTCAAACGTGATAAAGGACAGTAGAATGAATACACTTCCTAAATTGCCATATAAATATGGTACTTATAAAGGTGTTGTCATTCATGAAGTAGGCGAAGATAATCGAACGCTACAACAATGGGTTGATCGGATGTATGACACATATAACACTGCCTTTGTACATGCATTTGTAGATAACAAAGAAATTCATCTTACCGCACCATCTGAATACTACGTTTGGGGTGCAGGCAAAGCGACTAATCCATATTTTTATCAGATAGAGGTTGTGCGTGCTTATACATTTGACGACTTTGCAAGATCAGTAAATAATCAAGCGTGGCTTGCTGCATATATGTTAAAACAAAATGGTTTGACCCCTAGCTTTGCAGATAAGAATAAGGGGATAGGTACAATCATTAGTCATAATGCAGTAAGACAGTATTGGGGAGGTACGACACATGTTGATACTATCGCTTATTATGGAAAATGGGGATATGATATGCAACAATTT
Protein-coding sequences here:
- a CDS encoding peptidoglycan recognition protein family protein, translating into MLKIFLLFVSLILTSVIFAPTTYATNPLINFNESHSAVMTQTTKINDTLLNANQPSQNKDTSTLINYPDVNQYIIQNNINHSNVIKDSRMNTLPKLPYKYGTYKGVVIHEVGEDNRTLQQWVDRMYDTYNTAFVHAFVDNKEIHLTAPSEYYVWGAGKATNPYFYQIEVVRAYTFDDFARSVNNQAWLAAYMLKQNGLTPSFADKNKGIGTIISHNAVRQYWGGTTHVDTIAYYGKWGYDMQQFFKLVTYHYNHM